A single genomic interval of Euwallacea similis isolate ESF13 chromosome 2, ESF131.1, whole genome shotgun sequence harbors:
- the Nagk gene encoding N-acetyl-D-glucosamine kinase, protein MATEIVCGIEGGASNSIVVLLNPQGQVIATAKGSGTNHHLIGMEECRRKIAELINEVKFKAGIAVNTPIGAVGLSLSGCELENTNQELVKGLKERYPNLALQYAVGSDAEGSIATVSSKGGVVCIAGTGSNTLLINPNGEKVQCGGWGNLLGDEGSAWNISWMAVKYCFDALDNFEQPPFPMEQVWDLIKDFFAIQTQADILDSFYANFDKSHIALLCKNLADLARNRDDKLAKYIFERAGTDLAKSIAAVTKKASEELINKPGGLHVICVGSVWLSWDLLQKGFVGYLHNETTIEELTLLRLKTEMGVGAAFMAADRLNLKLDRDYSKNYDVFAVYVRGNA, encoded by the coding sequence ATGGCCACGGAAATTGTGTGTGGGATCGAAGGAGGGGCGTCCAACTCCATTGTAGTACTGCTGAATCCCCAAGGACAAGTGATAGCCACTGCAAAGGGCAGTGGTACCAACCATCATTTGATAGGAATGGAGGAGTGTCGCAGGAAAATTGCAGAACTGATTAACGAGGTTAAGTTTAAAGCAGGAATTGCTGTGAATACTCCTATAGGTGCAGTAGGTTTATCTTTGAGTGGTTGCGAGTTGGAGAATACTAACCAGGAACTAGTTAAAGGTTTAAAGGAGCGTTATCCGAATTTAGCCCTGCAGTATGCAGTTGGGTCAGACGCCGAAGGTTCCATCGCCACCGTGAGCAGTAAAGGCGGAGTGGTGTGTATCGCAGGTACTGGGTCCAACACCCTTTTAATCAATCCGAATGGGGAGAAGGTGCAATGCGGGGGCTGGGGCAATTTGCTAGGTGATGAGGGCAGTGCCTGGAACATCAGCTGGATGGCTGTGAAATACTGTTTCGATGCTTTAGATAACTTTGAACAACCCCCATTCCCTATGGAACAAGTCTGGGATTTGATCAAAGATTTCTTTGCAATCCAGACTCAAGCCGACATTTTAGACTCATTCTATGCCAATTTTGATAAATCGCACATAGCGCTATTGTGCAAGAACCTAGCAGATTTAGCTAGGAACCGAGACGATAAGCtagcaaaatacatttttgagaGGGCAGGAACTGATCTGGCGAAAAGCATTGCGGCAGTTACTAAAAAAGCATCGGAAGAGCTCATAAACAAACCGGGAGGTTTGCATGTGATTTGTGTGGGATCAGTGTGGCTTAGTTGGGACTTGTTACAAAAAGGGTTTGTCGGGTATTTACATAATGAAACTACCATTGAGGAGCTAACTTTACTAAGGCTGAAGACAGAAATGGGGGTGGGGGCGGCTTTTATGGCAGCCGACAGGCTCAATTTGAAGCTGGACAGGGACTATTCCAAGAATTATGACGTGTTTGCAGTGTATGTGAGGGGAAATGCGtga
- the Gug gene encoding LOW QUALITY PROTEIN: arginine-glutamic acid dipeptide repeats protein (The sequence of the model RefSeq protein was modified relative to this genomic sequence to represent the inferred CDS: inserted 1 base in 1 codon) — protein MAQTQGEIRVGPSNQVKDIYARLPEYRPGVPPEQLPPDPEDTHIREELRWVPAMTMDSDLLMYLRAARSMAAFAGMCDGGCPEDGANAASRDDTTINALDVLHDSGYDPGRALQALVKCPVPKGIDKKWSEEETKRFVKGLRQFGKNFFRIRKDLLPHRDTPELVEFYYLWKKTPGANNNRPHRRRRQGSLRRIRNTRNSRGGTAAAGRTSGAATPAPESTESRPSPQPGEKKPDETSSVTEDDNESEEDSDSRDSQYRCSHCFTTSSKDWQPGGKDKQILCWDCRAYWRKTNELPPLTAPAATSNTPPAEGPDQSPQRMRTRNKGSKEQPPSSKTRGKRETPEPKTPVKSNGGSEKPGTPSNLSGSQAKTKKGKNDKSDTPNKSRKRAQQEKLDDVDLSDKESCSVFKKKRERADSPASVVSDSGSVNEDVDNPESSQDNSNSADSSNNSNVATTVSAATIPVSTIVSSNATNNVLGQDSVKPVLKTEELEPKSVATSVPVITSSKTSAATPGESTPLNVSIRLPEDLNERKNLIKRNLEGSLDIKDSLKFTSSFGQAEEMTKNEPVIKQEILQPKVEDVKEEIKEPLIAQSPPPSLQLVDQKPPFKTELGVPKVAVEKPLIKEELDSSNDASLLSISSKEDSSSQPSNHSLNYKDSPLYMHSNLNLKDSLSFGMKDSALSHLQSNHAMNLKENKEPIVNMNHSSYLKDGRPQDQSPYSYPGREPPRESPNPTTVVKLEPREEPMELTSQNRGESLPYGSIASLSVPQNVPMAQHLPPTQSSRSNEEEKSRQDKLDRPDLASVPASPIGQPPLPMQSGNLVTIGGCQPPPPMGHYGFMPPYGRPHSPRSLDKPPQQPSHLQQQQNEPQNLKIKQEMPESPASAPSVSYASSYPPLPPASQGLPPSSAGFVPPPPSHLADPLQSLKDVKVPGYLPPPQPPRTPERSVSDRPPSGPALENIKKEQIDFSGGSASRASPAQSGGSEKCLTPKTSSTPTPQVVSQTPPLRQPPSSPHSAINLISPGSSTGSIGGSATPSSHPLPVSLPAPHPAQPHASYPASMPPPHLVHPSFLHFHGHPGYPPYPFGAYPYPYPVPQPHAIPPPTSRVEMAGPPKSIDTLSATVMSSQHSTSSTLTTKRETRESDEHGGERHQSHEMTLTHHQSTSHNSSIHASVEKQPYGGGSHSSITISHSTSTSSSHQVQHKVNQKTLPPRSGSPSGLSTTIQQTSSSSSSSGNSQHTHHHTHTHHDRMSPSQLMRVKTGGGQPQANPHHLMIQPPNMGHHSSGLGPPPMSGSSLDALRAHAAQAAANMQQQQQVTRKENTSSILLTFALXSQQQLQSSMHPPSTSSPMTQPPKICDDIVKIEPDHEGSPEDEGQNSPAGPPSNTGVSEGRETERGPSPEPRIEDTECHRSQSAIFLRHWNRGDHNSCTRTDLTFKPVPDSKLARKREERLRKQAEREREERERAQQAQARKIQTPDKPDVKPPSRGPLESISAPYERFPRPGFTDTPALRQLSEYARPHAGFSPGHMRGSLLPPSVMDPMLQYQLSSMYGPGARERLELEHLEREKREREIRELRERELNDRLKEEIMKTGMRPPNTVDPHWLEIQRRYAAAGLAGPPGGPGLLPHHFALYPGGSAAQLSQLERERLERLGIPPPGAPGGPGGPPGHPHHPAHAAAQLEAAERLALATDPMVRLQMAGISPEYHAHTHAHTHAHTHLHLHPQQQQAQQEAAAAAAAAGFPLPASGGAGYPRPGLMPGRDAPLGLHHPDLLGRPYADQLAHQAAAHEQLQRQMLLERDRFPPHPSIVAQHEEYLRQQRERELKVRALEEAARGSRP, from the exons ATGGCGCAGACTCAGGGCGAAATCAGGGTGGGTCCCAGCAACCAGGTAAAAGATATTTAT GCCCGCCTACCTGAATATAGGCCAGGAGTGCCACCAGAGCAACTCCCCCCTGATCCGGAGGATACTCATATTCGAGAGGAATTGCG ATGGGTCCCCGCCATGACTATGGACTCGGACCTTTTGATGTATCTTCGAGCCGCTCGAAGCATGGCTGCTTTTGCGGGAATGTGTGATGGAGGTTGTCCTGAAGACGGAGCTAATGCGGCATCGAGGGATGACACGACCATCAATGCTCTGGATGTG TTGCATGACTCGGGTTATGACCCAGGAAGAGCTTTACAAGCATTGGTTAAGTGCCCAGTTCCTAAGGGAATTGATAAGAAATGGAGCGAAGAGGAGACCAAAAGATTCGTAAAAGGTCTGAGGCAGTTCGGCAAGAACTTTTTCCGGATTCGCAAAGATCTATTACCACATAGAGACACa CCGGAATTGGTGGAGTTTTACTATCTTTGGAAGAAGACTCCAGGTGCAAACAACAATCGACCGCACAGGAGGCGCAGACAAGGGTCTTTGAGACGCATCCGGAACACCAGAAATAGTAGAGGAGGTACGGCGGCTGCAG GTCGTACGAGTGGGGCAGCAACTCCTGCTCCTGAGTCCACAGAAAGCAGGCCTTCCCCCCAGCCGGGTGAAAAGAAGCCTGATGAAACTAGCTCGGTGACTGAGGACGATAATGAGAGCGAAGAAGATAGCGATAGCAGAGATTCGCAGTATCGTTGTTCGCATTGTTTCACTACAA GTTCCAAAGACTGGCAACCGGGTGGCAAGGATAAGCAAATTTTGTGTTGGGATTGTCGCGCTTATTGGAGGAAAACTAATGAGTTACCTCCGCTTACCGCTCCTGCAGCAACATCCAACACACCACCGGCAG AAGGTCCCGACCAAAGCCCCCAACGCATGCGCACAAGAAATAAGGGAAGCAAGGAGCAACCTCCTAGTAGTAAAACCCGAGGAAAACGAG aaaCACCGGAACCAAAGACGCCCGTAAAAAGCAATGGCGGCAGCGAGAAGCCGGGAACTCCTAGCAATCTTTCGGGCTCTCAAGCGAAGACTAAGAAGGGCAAAAACGACAAATCCGATACTCCCAATAAGAGCAGGAAGAGGGCACAG caAGAGAAACTTGACGATGTCGATTTAAGCGACAAAGAGAGCTGTAGcgtctttaagaaaaaaagggaGCGGGCCGATAGCCCTGCCAGTGTGGTATCAGACTCAGGCTCAGTGAATGAAGATGTAGATAATCCTGAGAGTAGTCAAGATAATAGCAACAGCGCTGATTCTAGCAATAATAGCAATGTGGCTACAACTGTGTCTGCAGCAACTATTCCTGTTAGCACCATCGTCAGTTCCAATGCAACTAATAATGTTCTTGGACAA GATTCCGTTAAGCCGGTACTGAAAACAGAAGAATTGGAGCCTAAATCCGTGGCTACTTCAGTACCTGTCATAACGTCGAGTAAAACATCTGCTGCTACTCCTGGAGAATCCACACCTTTGAATGTTTCAATACGTCTGCCTGAGGACTTAAATGAAAGGAAAAACCTTATCAAAAG AAATCTGGAAGGATCACTGGACATTAAAGACAGTCTGAAATTTACTTCAAGCTTCGGACAAGCAGAAGAGATGACAAAGAACGAACCTGTAATTAAACAAGAAATATTGCAGCCGAAAGTTGAGGATGTGAAGGAGGAAATTAAGGAGCCGTTGATTGCCCAGTCACCCCCGCCAAGCTTGCAGTTAGTTGACCAGAAGCCACCATTTAAAACTGAGTTGGGAGTGCCTAAAGTGGCAGTTGAGAAGCCGTTGATTAAAGAGGAATTGGATTCGAGCAATGACGCCTCATTGTTGAGCATAAGCTCCAAGGAAGACTCCAGCAGCCAGCCATCTAATCACAGTTTGAATTACAAGGATAGTCCATTGTATATGCATtcgaatttgaatttaaaggaCAGTCTCAGCTTCG GAATGAAAGATTCAGCTTTAAGTCATCTTCAGTCAAATCATGCAATGAATCTTAAGGAAAACAAGGAGCCTATCGTTAATATGAATCATTCCAGTTATTTGAAAGATGGAAGGCCGCAGGACCAGTCTCCTTATAGTTATCCGGGAAGGGAACCTCCAAG agaGTCACCAAATCCCACAACGGTGGTCAAACTAGAGCCGCGCGAGGAGCCCATGGAACTTACCAGTCAAAATAGAGGGGAATCTTTACCCTATGGAAGCATCGCTTCTCTCAGTGTGCCTCAGAATGTGCCGATGGCACAGCATTTGCCACCGACGCAGTCCTCTAGATCTAACGAG GAGGAAAAGTCGCGCCAAGACAAACTAGATCGACCCGATTTGGCTTCGGTCCCAGCATCTCCAATTGGCCAGCCGCCTCTCCCCATGCAGTCCGGAAATTTGGTCACAATCGGCGGCTGCCAGCCGCCCCCACCAATGGGGCATTACGGATTTATGCCGCCCTACGGGCGTCCCCATTCCCCCAGATCTTTGGATAAGCCTCCGCAGCAGCCTTCACATCTTCAACAACAGCAGAATGAGCCACAGAATTTGAAGATTAAACAGGAAATGCCGGAATCTCCGGCTAGTGCTCCCTCTGTTAGTTATGCCAGCAGTTACCCTCCTTTGCCACCAGCTTCCCAGGGATTGCCACCATCTTCCGCCGGATTCGTGCCGCCACCGCCGAGCCATCTTGCCGATCCCTTGCAAAGCTTGAAAGATGTCAAG GTTCCCGGATATCTACCCCCACCACAACCTCCGCGAACCCCCGAACGAAGTGTTTCGGACCGCCCTCCTTCGGGGCCGGCCTTAGAAAACATAAAGAAGGAACAGATTGACTTTTCAGGAGGTTCAGCTAGCAGGGCTAGCCCTGCGCAATCCGGAGGCAGTGAAAAGTGTCTTACACCTAAAACAAGCAGCACGCCAACTCCGCAG GTAGTGTCTCAAACGCCTCCGTTGCGACAACCCCCATCTTCACCCCACTCTGCTATCAACTTAATCAGCCCGGGAAGCAGTACCGGTAGTATCGGAGGTAGTGCGACCCCGTCTTCGCACCCCCTTCCCGTATCGTTACCAGCGCCGCATCCTGCACAGCCTCACGCCTCGTATCCGGCGTCAATGCCCCCGCCTCATCTCGTGCACCCGTCGTTTTTGCAC TTTCACGGCCACCCGGGCTATCCCCCGTACCCATTCGGGGCTTACCCTTATCCCTATCCCGTGCCGCAACCGCATGCCATTCCTCCACCCACTTCCCGGGTGGAAATGGCCGGGCCGCCCAAGAGTATCGATACCTTAAGCGCCACAGTTATGTCCTCGCAGCATAGTACCAGCAGTACCCTTACAACAAAGAGAGAGACGCGAGAGTCGGATGAACATGGAGGGGAACGGCATCAGAGCCACGAAATGACTTTAACACATCACCAAAGCACATCACATAATAG CTCCATTCACGCAAGCGTGGAGAAGCAGCCTTACGGAGGCGGTAGCCACAGCAGCATCACCATATCCCACAGCACCAGCACAAGTTCCAGTCACCAAGTACAACATAAAGTGAACCAAAAAACTTTGCCTCCGCGTAGCGGCTCTCCTTCAGGTTTGAGTACGACGATACAGCAGACCAGCTCTTCATCTTCTTCTAGCGGAAATAGTCAACACACGCATCATCACACTCACACGCATCACGATAGAATGTCACCATCACAGTTAATGAGAGTAAAAACAGGAGGAGGACAGCCCCAGGCCAATCCCCATCATTTGATGATACAACCGCCTAATATGGGTCATCATTCTTCCGGACTGg GTCCTCCACCAATGTCCGGAAGCTCCCTGGATGCTCTTCGTGCTCATGCAGCTCAAGCGGCAGCAAACAtgcaacaacaacaacaagtAACAAGAAAAGAGAATACTTCGtctattttattaacttttgccC TTTCACAGCAGCAACTTCAAAGTTCAATGCACCCTCCGAGTACCTCGTCGCCTATGACCCAACCTCCGAAAATATGCGACGATATAGTGAAAATTGAACCCGATCACGAAGGTTCGCCTGAAGATGAGGGTCAAAACAGTCCTGCAGGACCTCCCAG CAATACTGGCGTATCAGAAGGCAGAGAAACTGAAAG AGGGCCATCACCAGAACCTCGAATAGAGGACACGGAATGTCATAGAAGTCAATCCGCCATTTTCCTACGGCACTGGAACAGGGGAGATCATAATTCCTGCACAAGGACCGATCTGACTTTCAAACCTGTACCCGACTCTAAGTTGGCGAGAAAACGAGAAGAACG ATTAAGAAAACAAGcggagagagaaagagaggaACGCGAAAGGGCCCAGCAGGCTCAAGcaagaaaaatacaaaccCCTGATAAACCAGACGTTAAACCTCCATCTAG GGGTCCCCTGGAAAGCATATCAGCACCCTATGAGAGGTTTCCAAGGCCGGGATTTACGGATACGCCGGCACTTCGCCAGCTATCGGAGTACGCGCGACCCCATGCCGGCTTCAGTCCCGGGCATATGAGAGg ATCACTGCTCCCCCCGTCTGTGATGGATCCAATGCTTCAATATCAATTGAGTAGTATGTACGGACCGGGAGCGCGAGAAAGATTGGAATTGGAGCATCTGGAGAGGGAGAAACGGGAGAGGGAAATAAGAGAATTGCGCGAAAGAGAATTGAACGATCG TTTGAAAGAAGAGATCATGAAAACCGGCATGCGTCCACCTAACACTGTAGATCCGCATTGGCTGGAAATTCAACGTAGGTATGCCGCAGCTGGTTTAGCTGGACCACCAGGCGGTCCAGGTCTCCTTCCGCACCATTTCGCCCTTTATCCCGGGGGTAGTGCGGCTCAACTAAGCCAACTAGAAAGGGAAAG ATTAGAAAGATTGGGCATACCACCACCCGGGGCACCAGGCGGACCAGGGGGACCACCAGGTCATCCTCACCATCCCGCACATGCAGCAGCCCAACTTGAAGCCGCTGAGAGGTTGGCTTTAGCAACCGATCCCATG GTACGACTGCAGATGGCGGGGATTTCCCCGGAGTACCATGCGCACACCCATGCCCATACTCACGCGCATACACACCTCCACCTGCATCCCCAGCAACAACAGGCACAGCAAGAAGCCGCGGCGGCGGCAGCCGCAGCCGGATTTCCTCTTCCAG CATCTGGAGGAGCTGGTTACCCTAGGCCAGGCCTGATGCCGGGCCGGGACGCGCCACTAGGACTGCATCACCCCGATTTGTTGGGGCGGCCCTATGCTGATCAACTGGCCCATCAG GCGGCAGCCCATGAGCAGCTCCAAAGACAGATGCTGCTCGAAAGGGACAGGTTTCCGCCGCATCCCTCCATCGTAGCCCAACACGAGGAGTATCTCAG GCAGCAGCGTGAACGCGAACTTAAAGTGCGGGCTTTAGAAGAGGCGGCGCGCGGCTCCCGACCTTAA
- the LOC136419154 gene encoding uncharacterized protein, with protein MNKNFYLHPGDITQRTNYLAHIMQLNKQLLLPLELTSCIACIYQCLEGIGALGENTNIPQYLESIDKDKSIVINNFKIFIYNPWLSKLILISSLNHCNPTQLSAKNYSFAINQGMALFRPERKESIHLLKLVIILIKLLDFNFEKKFAIKLFRFSQLVASSPLKGFKEYAEEIAKKSISIPGMEKVFFLHYLPVKAINSHCNLKFETLNLKALIGKIVEMFGNNVENREGGLLYKEMLKQSDFDYWATKIWPPFQVSFCNIDAQGEFFQSLLKYWIPHTIRAYQAKAYTFLYTENVPNILKGHVLLETRRRFFTTKYNSQDWHLIELLSNSKANYSLALEIIGSSFKSSMTITKNELGFVKKYLEEKRHDLYAKEAKALQRFLSHVVTGQNDECIKFVQELFLFSVSLLKSKRRSLGAQILADLCLANKEVFDKQLKSNHFHSLIEQAVVEINGSDLALSKLAALVVEAPVTLTNDFLLTFIEESCAALSIQASDSVRNMVLCVASINAKQSQELNVALLVILHRQLQLQFETELHTKQIFKSALILVALIQVSRIVKERDNEVNAKWICSVCFPVVAGLLVEKLENKNSDMLKATSDKISETLYNNLCQFLMENKSAWSMENYSYVVDAVVKVIECSSMKRPTMISAELLRHFAVMIEENTNSSSEIMLQILNFKTMLLFSTLSKLDQITPLQSLTIRRNPETRLIIHALCLSDSSPEKTLLTATLKQLLRILSDKSKSNATEAATLHCLELLMSDNSLYGWTLQFAFDAILMCIKHFENRNWSVRNACIQLEKALIDRFLGVHTSTSNRSKSVQDLFLLFPHLAHMFYEVLIQVPLKDSSLVVMQFFIESQIRPLPFPSEIIVVTRESFLRVFTTIILESPDLYGIFAVRAYVSLCLQNEISQVISHVIDFITQNFGLIRKKCTLRNFVLLLKELSRNFKYNFEGLAEFLSACSNLEQFDLMLLKVISRKNSLIALQGLQSHLTSNYRHRLWLNNYIPILMEDHLPSVIKLLGNYVIPECLQVKILCVLLDKLNVVGRDEVLFSLFENLLHSEPKSNYLWMCYFQVSLLIFERLKIVPKMKLLMPKVEHKNIHETCLYYLILSTNPVHSAKNQNLAKSTLRQFQSLLNDDISEDISRTLQYVYSNCLQCHCINRQILTLSFKLLIDHGHWHFIKFITGSSISNPVRALKDVLKYRFLKGFLGGDWAAFQFVCDVYKMSNIERKLEVRSMRTFYEAEEEVYVNLDWIVRTVMGFLKEFCEGRKLNYCELKKKNTCVLK; from the exons atgaacaaaaatttctACTTA CATCCCGGAGACATTACTCAACGTACAAACTATTTGGCTCACATAATGCAACTGAATAAACAATTGTTACTTCCCTTGGAACTAACTTCATGTATTGCCTGCATATATCAGTGTTTAGAGGGTATTGGCGCCCTTGGGGAAAATACAAACATACCCCAATATCTAGAATCGATTGACAAAGATAAAAGCATTGTCATAAATAACTTTAAGATATTTATCTACAATCCTTGGCTCTCAAAACTAATTCTAATTTCTTCTCTAAACCATTGCAATCCTACCCAATTatctgcaaaaaattattcttttgcAATAAACCAGGGAATGGCACTATTTCGTCCAGAACGCAAGGAATCTATTCACTTACTAAAgcttgtaataattttaataaaactcttagattttaattttgaaaaaaaatttgcaataaagcTATTTAGATTTTCACAATTAGTAGCTTCCTCTCCATTGAAGGGCTTCAAGGAATATGCTGaagaaatagcaaaaaaaagcATCTCAATTCCAGGAATGGAGAAAGTGTTCTTTTTACATTATTTGCCAGTTAAAGCCATAAACTCTCattgtaatttgaaatttgaaactttaaatttgaaagcattaattggaaaaattgttgaaatgttTGGCAACAACGTTGAAAACCGAGAGGGTGGTTTACTGTACAAAGAGATGCTGAAGCAGAGTGACTTTGATTATTGGGCCACTAAAATTTGGCCTCCTTTTCAAGTTAGTTTTTGCAATATTGATGCTCAAGG AGAATTTTTCCAAAGCTTGCTCAAATACTGGATACCTCACACTATTCGAGCATATCAAGCAAAGGCATATACCTTTTTATATACTGAAAATGTTCCTAATATCCTTAAGGGTCATGTCTTGCTTGAAACCAGAAGGAGATTTTTCACAACCAAATACAATAGCCAAGATTGGCACTTAATTGAGCTTTTATCAAACTCTAAAGCCAACTATAGCCTGGCCTTGGAAATTATTGGAAGTTCCTTTAAAAGCTCAATGACAATCACTAAAAATGAGCTAGGATTTGtgaagaaatatttagaagaaaaaaggCATGATTTATATGCCAAAGAAGCCAAAGCATTGCAAAGATTTTTGAGTCATGTTGTAACTGGGCAAAATGAtgaatgtattaaatttgtgcAAGAATTGTTTTTGTTCAGTGTTTCCTTATTGAAGAGTAAAAGAAGGAGTTTAGGAGCTCAAATTTTGGCTGATCTATGTCTTG CTAATAAAGAAGTATTTGATAAGCAGTTAAAGAGCAATCATTTTCATTCTCTTATTGAGCAAGCTGTTGTAGAAATAAATGGTTCTGATTTAGCATTATCCAAATTAGCTGCTTTAGTTGTCGAAGCTCCTGTAACACTGACCAATGATTTCCTACTCACTTTTATTGAAGAATCATGTGCAGCCCTATCTATTCAG GCTTCAGATTCAGTAAGAAACATGGTGTTATGTGTAGCGTCAATCAATGCCAAGCAGTCTCAAGAGTTAAATGTAGCTCTTTTGGTTATTCTACACAGACAACTGCAGTTACAATTCGAAACAGAGTTGCACACGAAACAAATCTTTAAAAGCGCTCTTATATTGGTTGCTTTGATTCAAGTATCGAGAATAGTAAAAGAAAGGGATAATGAAGTTAACGCAAAGTGGATTTGTTCAGTTTGTTTTCCAGTCGTTGCTGGTTTATTAGTGgagaaacttgaaaataaa AACTCCGATATGCTGAAGGCAACATCTGATAAAATTTCTGAGACTCTATACAAC aACCTCTGTcagtttttaatggaaaataaatccGCATGGAGCATGGAGAACTATTCCTATGTGGTAGATGCAGTAGTGAAAGTAATAGAATGCTCTAGCATGAAAAGACCTACAATGATTAGTGCAGAATTATTAAGACATTTTGCTGTCATGATAGAAGAAAATACAAATTCCTCTTCAG AAATTATgctacaaatattaaatttcaaaacaatgcTGCTCTTTAGCACCTTATCAAAATTGGACCAAATCACTCCCCTGCAAAGCCTAACTATTCGTAGGAATCCCGAAACTCGGCTAATAATTCATGCTCTTTGCTTGTCAGATTCCTCCCCagaaaag ACGCTTTTGACTGCAACTTTGAAGCAGCTGCTTCGAATTTTGTCTGATAAAAGCAAATCCAACGCAACTGAAGCTGCAACTCTTCACTGCTTGGAGCTATTAATGTCCGATAACAGTTTATATGGATGGACTTTGCAGTTCGCTTTTGATGCGATTTTAATGTGCATAAAGCACTTTGAGAATCGCAATTGGAGCGTCCG TAATGCGTGCATCCAGCTGGAAAAGGCCTTAATTGACAGATTCCTAGGAGTCCACACAAGTACCAGTAATCGTTCTAAATCAGTCCAAGACCTATTTCTTCTCTTTCCCCATCTCGCTCATATGTTTTATGAAGTATTAATTCAAGTTCCTTTGAAAGACTCTTCTTTGGTGGTTATGCAGTTTTTCATTGAGTCTCAGATAAGACCTCTACCGTTCCCATCGGAGATCATTGTGGTGACTCGAGAATCATTTTTAAGGGTGTTCACGACAATAATACTTGAGAGCCCAGATTTATACGGAATTTTTGCTGTAAGGGCTTATGTGTCCCTGTGTCTACAGAATGAAATTTCACAGGTCATTAGTCATGTAATTGATTTCATCACACAGAACTTTGGGCTTATTCGGAAGAAGTGTACTTTAAGGAATTTTGTGTTGTTATTGAAGGAATTAAGTCGAAATTTCAAGTATAATTTCGAAGGTTTAGCAGAGTTTTTAAGCGCCTGTAGCAACTTAGAGCAATTTGATTTGATGCTGTTGAAAGTTATATCTAGGAAAAACAGTTTAATTGCCCTGCAAGGGCTGCAGTCACATTTGACCAGCAACTATAGGCACAGATTGTGGCTGAACAACTACATTCCCATATTAATGGAAGACCATTTGCCTTCAGTTATAAAATTATTGGGAAATTATGTTATTCCTGAGTGTTTGCAAGTGAAAATTTTGTGCGTGCTTCTTGACAAACTTAATGTTGTAGGAAGAGATGAAGTTTTGTTCTCattatttgagaatttgcTCCACAGTGAGccaaaaagtaactatttaTGGATGTGCtattttcaagtttctttACTCATATTTGAGAGACTTAAAATTGTGCCTAAAATGAAGTTACTGATGCCTAAAGTTGAGCATAAAAACATTCACGAAACCTGCCTTTACTATCTAATTCTATCCACTAATCCTGTCCACTCTGCTAAGAATCAAAATTTAGCAAAATCTACTTTGAGGCAGTTTCAATCACTTCTCAATGATGACATAAGCGAGGACATTTCCCGGACTTTACAGTATGTTTACTCGAACTGCCTTCAATGCCACTGTATCAACAGACAAATCCTAACATTGTCCTTCAAACTCTTAATCGACCACGGACACTGGCATTTCATAAAGTTTATCACGGGATCCTCAATATCCAACCCTGTACGAGCTTTGAAAGATGTTTTGAAATACAGATTTTTAAAGGGATTCTTAGGTGGCGATTGGGCAGCTTTTCAGTTTGTGTGTGATGTTTATAAAATGAGCAACATTGAGCGTAAATTAGAAGTAAGGAGTATGAGAACTTTTTATGAAGCTGAAGAGGAAGTTTATGTGAATTTAGACTGGATTGTGAGGACTGTAATGGGGTTCTTGAAAGAGTTTTGTGAAGGGAGAAAGTTGAATTATTGTGagttaaagaagaaaaatacatgtgtgttaaaataa